The Candidatus Hydrogenedens sp. genome includes the window GACAAAAATCCCATCTTTATATGAGGTAATAGATACTATTCCTTATGGCATTCTTTGTAATGTTCATGTATATGGAGATGAATTTGTCACAGAAGTGGTAGCAAAAACATTAAAAGAAACAGGACAAATGGGACGATGTTTTATTGCTTGTAATAATGAAAAGCAGGTAGAAGTATTGCGTGAAAAAGTTCCTGAAATGAAAATTTGTTTACTTCCTGAAAGATTAGAAAAAAGACGAGATTTCATAGAGAGAGGTATAAGATTAAAAGTTTCGTATGTGCAAATTAGTTTCACACAGGGATTGGATAACCTAAAAGAAGATATAGAATTAGCTCATCAAAATGGGATAAAAGTAAATTTTTTTAGTGCACAAGACCCGGAAACAATAAAAAAATTAGTAGAAGCAGGGGTTGATTATATATTAACAGATAATGTAGACCTATGTTTTGATGTGTTGAAGGAATATGGAACGAAACCATTAAACATAAATAATCAAGAGAAAAATACAGAAACACCCCAAGTTTTGTCTATGATGAATTATAAAAGATTTTAAATATAGGACAAATTTATCATGCCATACCCTTATTTTGACCGTTTTAAGATAAAATTTAAGCCTTTAAGTCAAAGGAAGGACAAAGTTTATATAGAAAAAGATGCTGTTTATCCGATCGATAAACCCAAAACTCAATTGAACGACCTATCAAAAAAGATTTTATCGCAGACAATCGAAAGATTGATTATTGCAAAAGAGAAAAATCGTTCTCGCATGCTTGTTTTTGGTGCTCATTCAATCAAAAACGGTTTATCACCAGTAATTATGTGGCTGATTGAAAATAAATGGATAACACATTTAGCCACAAATGGTGCAGGTATTATTCATGATTGGGAATTTAGTTATCAAGGACACAGTAGTGAAGATGTCAGAACAAATGTAAGTAGGGGAGAGTTCGGTATCTGGCAAGAGACCGGATTTTTTCTTAATTTATCATTAGTAGTTGGAGCCTTTGAAGGTAAAGGATATGGGGAATCTGTTGGCTCTTTTGTAGAAAACGAAGGGCTGTATATTCCTTCAAAAGAAGAATTATTAAATAAAATAAATGAAAATTTGGAAAATAATCCAGAACTTTGTTCGGCAATATGTGATTTACTTCAAAAAATCAACGAATTTTCTATTAAAAACGGCTTTTTATCGGTAAAACATCCTTATAAGAAGTTCGGTTTACAAGCATGTGCATTTCGTCAGCAAATTCCTTTTACAGCCCATCCAATGATTGGACATGACATAATTTATACACATCCTATGAATTGCTGTTCTGCAATTGGTAAAACTGCTCAAAGAGACTTTCTTACTTTTGCTAATTCTGTATCAAATTTAGAAGATGGCGTATATATGAGTATTGGTTCTGCAGTAATGTCTCCAATGGTGTTTGAAAAATCCTTATCTATGTCCCAAAATATCGCAATACAAAACGGCAAACCAATTTCTAATCATTTTATTGTTGTAGTGGACCTACAAGAATCAAAATGGGATTGGTCTCAGGGTGAACCACCGATGGACAGACCCGAATATTATCTCCGATTTAATAAATCCTTCGCCCGAATGGGGGGGACTTTTCATTATTTAACAATGGATAACCGTGATTTCCTACTCTATTTAGTTCAAGAATTAATGAAAATATAGGCGCAAAACATATTCTTCTACTTATTTTAAAAGG containing:
- a CDS encoding glycerophosphodiester phosphodiesterase family protein, with the translated sequence MKNAPENTLPAFQSAVKKGVHMIEFDVRMTKDGHLVIMHDEKVDRTTNGKGKVQDFLSEEIYKLDAGKWFSDSFAGTKIPSLYEVIDTIPYGILCNVHVYGDEFVTEVVAKTLKETGQMGRCFIACNNEKQVEVLREKVPEMKICLLPERLEKRRDFIERGIRLKVSYVQISFTQGLDNLKEDIELAHQNGIKVNFFSAQDPETIKKLVEAGVDYILTDNVDLCFDVLKEYGTKPLNINNQEKNTETPQVLSMMNYKRF